A region from the Triticum aestivum cultivar Chinese Spring chromosome 3D, IWGSC CS RefSeq v2.1, whole genome shotgun sequence genome encodes:
- the LOC123078745 gene encoding ribokinase, with protein MALEARLRLPLAGPTPATAFLSGSNPKPCHISFSLKPTSTSLSAANAPPPIVVVGSANADIYVEVDRLPLVGETVAASAGHSLAGGKGANQAACGGRLALGPTYLVARVGDDANGRLLEGALADAGGVRLDRVARAPGAPSGHAVVMLMPDGQNSIIIVGGANMEGWAPEVDPEDLDLIRQAGVLLLQREIPDWVNIQVAQAAKGAGVPVILDAGGMDAPVPRELLELVDIFSPNETELARLTGMPTETFEQISQAAGACHKMGVKEVLVKLGSQGSALFVEGEEPIRQAIIPATEVVDTTGAGDTFTSAFAVALVEGKPKKECMRFAAAAASLCVRVKGAIPSMPDRETVMSLLESVQAE; from the exons ATGGCTCTCGAAgcgcgcctccgcctcccgctcgccgggccaactccggccaccgctTTCCTCTCAGGATCCAACCCCAAACCCTGCCACATATCCTTCTCCCTCAAACCCACCTCCACTTCTCTCTCCGCCGCCAATGCGCCGCCGCCCATCGTCGTCGTGGGCTCCGCCAACGCGGACATCTACGTCGAGGTCGACCGTCTCCCGCTCGTCGGCGAGACGGTTGCCGCGAGTGCCGGTCACAGCCTCGCCGGCGGGAAGGGCGCCAATCAAGCTGCCTGCGGGGGGCGGCTGGCGCTGGGGCCCACCTACCTCGTGGCGCGCGTGGGGGACGACGCCAACGGGCGCCTCCTCGAGGGGGCACTCGCGGACGCCGGCGGCGTCCGCCTCGACCGCGTTGCTCGCGCCCCCGGCGCGCCCTCGGGGCACGCTGTTGTCATGCTCATGCCCGACGGGCAGAACTCCATCATCATCGTTGGCGGCGCCAACATGGAGGGCTGGGCACCGGAGGTCGACCCGGAGGACCTGGACCTGATCCGGCAAGCCGGCGTGCTACTGCTGCAACGGGAGATACCCGATTGGGTCAACATTCAAGTCGCTCAG GCTGCAAAAGGCGCAGGTGTGCCTGTTATCTTGGATGCAGGTGGAATGGATGCTCCTGTCCCCAGAGAACTACTCGAACTGGTGGATATTTTTAGTCCAAATGAAACAGAGCTAGCACGTTTGACTGGGATGCCTACAGAGACTTTTGAACAAATCAGCCAGGCTGCAGGAGCATGCCATAAAATG GGTGTGAAAGAAGTTTTGGTTAAACTTGGATCACAAGGATCTGCTCTGTTTGTCGAGGGAGAGGAACCAATTAGGCAGGCGATAATACCCGCCACAGAAGTAGTAGACACCACCGGTGCTGGTGACACCTTCACCTCAGCTTTTGCTGTAGCTCTGGTGGAGGGGAAGCCAAAGAAAGAGTGCATGAGATTTGCTG CTGCCGCCGCCTCACTGTGTGTTCGAGTGAAGGGAGCCATTCCCAGCATGCCTGACAGGGAAACCGTGATGAGCCTTCTAGAATCTGTGCAAGCTGAATAA